The Lycium barbarum isolate Lr01 chromosome 4, ASM1917538v2, whole genome shotgun sequence nucleotide sequence AAAATTTTGCAGGATTGAGATAATGAGATGGGTTCATCTCACTGAAGAAGCTCAAGCTAGCAGCAATGTCTagcctcttttttattttttttggtaagttttatttttatttgttgttAGAGATTCAGATTTATTCTTGGGTACACTATACTTCCACACTACTGCTCATTATGCTTAAtgatgtggcgtgaatttacaccataatcgatgctttttaactataagttttacttgtttttgagcaagtctgtgttattttacgtggtttttgtcatgtttcaggttatatgaggtccctagagcctaagtgtggaaaacaagcaaaaaagttgcaaaactagggataactggaagttctggaaaagttcgcggaaaattactctgcgcgatcgcgccgtGTACTCACGCGATCGCGCCATAGCACGAAATTAATTCCACGCGACCGCGCCGAGACTTcacgcgaccgcgcccacgcgctATTTAAATGACACGCGATCGCGTCGACTCAAACCGCGATCGCGATTGAGGGACAGGGGACGCTGACGTCATGAACGCGATCGCGCTGTCtcgtggcgcgatcgcactgaaggaattatgagcgttttcgaccagaacctgggattcgccgatttcttccattccagttcatataaatagaaaactagggcaaattttcagttcatctttggcagtttttcatcaagtttggagactagtatttacaacacactttggggttgaagatttgaagatttggttgagtatttcttaagcctttaattcatttcttcaattccttgctttgtattgtatatctaagtgtgtagctttctattccataacttgaatctcgtttatgtaagtattcttgattaaagtttggtttgaaactcttgttgtgcttatgtattgaatggttcttattgctattgaagtgggtctttgttgatttaattaatctcgttcttgaatgtttccaaagggattagctaaccctaggactcacccatttacttagattgagcttggaaaaggaaatctaggttgggaaagattaattaacaagaatttgggtcattaaactcatctaataacttgagctcggaagaggatagttacttgaggttagattgattgtgcctaatatcacactctaaggcttggaaaagcttagagtgaaattcattgatttggttggaagactttcaatgagattttagatatcattatctattgacacaaacccgttcttagttgtaaaatcgtgaaatacattggatcgttacttgagtgtaatttcctttgtatccaaacttgtggccattgatcattttactcgctttctaggttagtttacatttccgcattagttataatatttctcaaaaacctaaatattatccatcgtttggctttagcgtagttggtgaaagttccttactttcttaatcgcctagcatattgttccctgtgggatcgaccccgactcatagttgggtaaatatattgcatacgaccgtgtacactttctctttgaggagtgtatttggacgttatcaaaaatggcgccgttgccggggaacaatttggcgtatttaggttagtttgggatttaagcttgcttgctttggtccaaactcgtaaatattagtgtagttgttttctttgcttgattttatttttatataaaaaaaaaaaaaataaaaaaaaaaaaaaatggcattttttcatgaaaacttgtttagtaatgacttttattgtgagcatggccaaattggtgagttcaaacgcATGATGGAATGCTtgctaggtgagggtaatgaaaatcaaaaagccttcgaagagtacttggaaactagtctccaacttggtttgatgaaagacGAAGAAAATCCTCCgcgggcaaatcattatgaactacccaatgctcaagataaaagggtaaatcatgaagatgagtttattgggaatgccaaagaaaaaaatgaatgggaGTCAACCATGGTTCTAaacaatatggttggtgttgaccccaatccgggggaacaagaggatgtcatagttcaaaaagttcaagagccttatattctgcaatttgaaaattcaacaaggcaaaatgacaCTCCTCGCTTGAAGGCCAAGAAGTATAGAATGAACAAAattttacttggcgtgatcagaaatttaccaccccccgctgctcgtggtcacaaacttgattccaagttaggtgcccaattcataagctccaaatggcgagaaaagcggtaaagttggtatccgtcgtgccgcgacgttaacttaagcgcttggtgggaggcaacccatcgtttttaaatttttttttttttttttttttttttatcatttttgaaatttgattttttaaaattgtttagtttatgatttgtgactaatctgcaaaatttcacaatttttggagttgttttgaataggttgagttttcagaatagccacaaatcagtagttgctggtttctgcttattttctgaactgCTGGTTGTTTGCCGAATTTTACTCTAGGCGATCGCGCCACAAAGTCACGCGAtcgcggtaaaaaaaaaaaaaacaaaaaaaaagaagaacctTACACATCGCGATCGCGACGTAGGGCCACGCGATCGCGATTCATCGCGATTCCAGGTAACTAAACAGATAAAAGAAGGCAAAACGGCTCAAAACCCATTTCCTTCACTTTTCCTCCAAAAATCTTACTTTTCTCTCaaactcaacttcaaaattccggTAAATTTcatcaacttgcaaccacaaggtatgtgattcctccattatcttgttcctagggttgttttttatcatctttccatgttagaaattgtgagttAAAATTTTTTCCTCCATTTATTTAAGCTTGAAAaggtgatgaaattgttgaaattcttgtgatataaattgttgtttgttgttgagtgatgtgagttgagtgttggttgctgatataaaaaaaaaaaattgggcaaaacacaagcttgaaatcgttgaattgaaggcacaaaattgatgcccataacctgtttgtgaaaatgcttaGCTGAATCTGTaacgattcagcgcgatcgcggctTGTACTGGAGCGATCGCGCTGAGTAAATGAACAAAATTGCCGCGATCGCGGCTGTTCCTCGCGCGATCGCGATTGAGGAataatgatgagcattctgaggagtgtatgcggagcgCAGCACGAcaaggaggaaaatgaggacgattttgtcctgccagagcccagcagctccagttcagagagTGAGCAGAGATGatcatagcacgcagtgctagcaggtataaaaaaaaaaaaaaaaaaaaaaaaaaaaaaaaaaaaaaaagtttttttgtgtgtgttgatgtactgcagtgaggacactgcaagttttttggttaggggtaggaacctcctcggttTTTCTTTGCCAGAATTCTTTTCCCGAGGGgagtttattttgttgaaactggcatgtttaggatgttacttaggttgaatagaataattttgttttatttggtacgacttgataactaatggcatgtattgtgtttgtgCAAAttgttggacccctcgaaaaaaaaaaaaaaattttgaaaaatgcatacttagaacagttattgtctgacatgattgattctttatatgacattgtgattattggggtgttgtgtgtgatgaattactacttaggaggtcacaagtgtggaaattattgtccttatgctgatgtgtgtgtgaagtgttagtttgattctgtttatgcatgtataatctagaacttgcccggttggtcttgtttgaaatgcgaaagtgagtttggttgtgaaatgatcttaggctttctttgtgtaaataagtcactgtgcctaaataagcctctccaaaagctgaaaatacccctagtttccctttttgagcctttttgacctttttcttggctagctaattatgaaaccttaccctttgtgaaattaatccatcttcacacccgttccctccttgatgctattaattagatgaggcaaaatgtctAAGTTGGAGGTGAAGTAAATGTGAAGTACatgttcaaaacataagttgggggtggtggagtttgctagtgaagattcgatgtggtagttgcgtatatacaaaaaaaaaaaaaaaaaaaaaaaaaaaaaaaaaaaaaaaaaatcagaaaactgtaacgcaaaaagaattctaggttggttagaagtaaaaccacatcgaggttgaaaactgaaagaaaataaaggggtggaaagaaaagaggcgaactaaggtgacaagatgttgtagtgttcaaggagggtgagtcactaatatccaaaaagtatccgacccgtccctaaacctacattacaagccgaaacaagtcctaatgagatcacaaccgaacaatcctaggatgagaacatagaaaataagggcaagcctatggtatttgcatgtgtaaatatgaattttctttgtgagtgtgagtgtttttctcttctctttcgtcttcgtcccattcttgtcgtatatatgtgtgttgggacatttttttggtctatgtgagggcataaggatgaaaattgaacaaaatagagtgaccgcctaaagtagcgtttgtgtacacaataatatgttcgataatatgatgtcatttattgaagcttcatggttagttgtagtgttcttgagttgtttatgttgctttaaaacagaaattggggtggtccttggaagaaaaaaatgcatgccggtagttcagagtcaaaaccaatataGACATTGTTATTTTATGATATCTAGGTATTAGATTGAGTCgtggttttgtatggcttgcttgaggacaagcaaatactttaagttgggggtgttgatgtggcgtgaatttacaccataatcgatgctttttaactataagttttacttgtttttgagcaagtctgtgttattttacgtggtttttgtcatgtttcaggttatatgaggtccctagagcctaagtgtggaaaacaagcaaaaaagttgcaaaactagggataactggaagttctggaaaagttcgcggaaaattactctgcgcgatcgcgccgtGTACTCACGCGATCGCGCCATAGCACGAAATTAATTCCACGCGACCGCGCCGAGACTTcacgcgaccgcgcccacgcgctATTTAAATGACACGCGATCGCGTCGACTCAAACCGCGATCGCGATTGAGGGACAGGGGACGCTGACGTCATGAACGCGATCGCGCTGTCtcgtggcgcgatcgcactgaaggaattatgagcgttttcgaccagaacctgggattcgccgatttcttccattccagttcatataaatagaaaactagggcaaattttcagttcatctttggcagtttttcatcaagtttggagactagtatttacaacacactttggggttgaagatttgaagatttggttgagtatttcttaagcctttaattcatttcttcaattccttgctttgtattgtatatctaagtgtgtagctttctattccataacttgaatctcgtttatgtaagtattcttgattaaagtttggtttgaaactcttgttgtgcttatgtattgaatggttcttattgctattgaagtgggtctttgttgatttaattaatctcgttcttgaatgtttccaaagggattagctaaccctaggactcacccatttacttagattgagcttggaaaaggaaatctaggttgggaaagattaattaacaagaatttgggtcattaaactcatctaataacttgagctcggaagaggatagttacttgaggttagattgattgtgcctaatatcacactctaaggcttggaaaagcttagagtgaaattcattgatttggttggaagactttcaatgagattttagatatcattatctattgacacaaacccgttcttagttgtaaaatcgtgaaatacattggatcgttacttgagtgtaatttcctttgtatccaaacttgtggccattgatcattttactcgctttctaggttagtttacatttccgcattagttataatatttctcaaaaacctaaatattatccatcgtttggctttagcgtagttggtgaaagttccttactttcttaatcgcctagcatattgttccctgtgggatcgaccccgactcatagttgggtaaatatattgcatacgaccgtgtacactttctctttgaggagtgtatttggacgttatcacttaATAGTCTAAAACCTGTCAACTTTCCTATTTCAAAAAACCATCTTCATGTGAGGATGAGTCTAAAGACATCTTCATATAACTTATAAGGATGAAACTCTATTTTTAGTTTCACATAGGACCATAATTTATCAGTTTCTTTATTGTTTAGTCTTCAGTTTACTCCATGCAAACTAATTGTTATAGCATTAAATTATTGGTTTGTATATTCTAGGTAAATTTCTTTGATCAGTGTACTCTACTGTTAAACCAACACTGACTTTTAGGTAAAAAATTTACTGCTGAATTAATTAGTGAGCTCTATACCGTTTTCGCCTAAAAACCTTTAATGTATATCATAAGATTTAGTAGAaagtaaataaaaaattatttattatgtCTCTCTTATTTACTTTTTTTATTGTGTTTGGCATTAATTCAATGTTAAAAGCCTAAAATTGTCAAAGTTTGTCTTAAGTCTACATTTGTGAGAtgattcttcttctttcttcccaGACTAGATTGTGTCGGATATTTTTCCTTCTTTGTCTTTATGAGTTTCGTGAGTAGGAAAGAGGGAGaaatgagagaaaagaaaaaatataaaacaaaaaaacaatGAGAGAAAAGAGGGAGAAGAAATAAAAGGTAGAGGCTAGGGAAGAAGCAATGGCTATTTATACTTTTTTGATTACATCACATTTTGCAGTTTTGTCCTCTTAATTTATCCAAAAGATTAAAATTTTGGTTATTCTTTATTCTTATATTTAAGATGTTTTCGCAGTAATTGTCAAAATTCtctcatttttttcatttatgTTCTTTGAAAAATACCATCTTTATTACTCACACCtctttattttttacttttaatAATGTTCATAACTCCCATGATTTTCAGGTCCATAAATGCCGAATAATTAGTTTAGAAGTTTAAGACATGCATGACCTTATCGTATTCCTTTAGATTTGTCTATATAAATTCTTATGTTTTATTTTATGAGACTCCTATCAAATTAAAAGGTTGTCCTTTTCATTCCATAATTGAAGTAGTAACATTGTGGTATTTATTACAATATTATATTTATGTTTTGGTTTGGCTTCTAAAAAGGCTCTTGATGGTGAGTGGCTTGCGGGAGTGGATGTCGATAAAAGCTATGACAATTATGCTTTGATTCCTAAATTTTCTTCCATTTATAATGATTAAAGCTGCAGGAATAATGTGTTTATTgtattattttcttctttttttagatTTCGTATACTCTCTATGATGCCTCTTTAGTTAGGGTTTTATATGAAAATTTTAATTAATATAGTTTATTTTGGTTTAAATTAGTAACTTATGACTTTTTCAGAAGTCTGTTAACTACTAACTTAGTTTTAATATGTAAAATACGCCCTTTATTTAGTGTTCCTAATTATGCGTATAACTATGTGTAAAGCAACATTAGTGGAGGGAGAATAAGGTAATTTAAAaacttttacacacacacacacatatatatatatatatatatatatataataatttgtGAAATAGTTTATGTGATTTGCTTTAAACTCAATGTAAATGTAAATTGCCAGAACATGCTGTATAACGTCTACTTTCACTTTTAAGGAAGATGATAACATGTGAATTCTAAACATCTAGAGCAtatctttttctctctctatggAATCAAACTATTAAGTGGTGGGTATTTCAGGACATACAGGCTAAGTCTGGACAAttcttttattttgtattttttattttacacttttatatataaggaGCAACTCTCAAAAAATATTTAAAACCCCTAAATTTTTATGTAGATATTAACTGTATATTAAAAataacattatcattattatataaAAAGAACATAAATTCTCTAAAAACTTCAACTTTTAAGAAATCAAAGAAATAATTGATTAAGAAAGAGTCAATGGTACAATTTTTCGTGGACAACTTCTAACATGTAATATTGCTTGAAGTATGAAAATTGTCACCATATTATATATAGTAAATTATTGGTATTtttatgaccgcgcgaagcgcggataaattcactagtataaaactaaagaatagatatcaaaattattgtcattccagtgttagatatgaatttattttgttagcattagtattgatttgatttttgttgagttttatttgagttactaatatcattgggctataaaacttattaaacCATTCAAAAGTCTAATTCCAAgtttgaaataatatgttaaaagacaaaaaattatgaaaaagttaaagaaacatttataaattacattataaataaatatttctatgtataaaatgtgtttgaaatttatgtcgggttggtttgattcggtttgactttttttagttaaaactaaacaaaaccaatagtgttcgggtttttctttttaaaaccaaaccaagtcaaaccaaatcactagtcgggttttttttttcggtttggttcggattatcggtttgatggggtttgtcggtttgctttgtacacccctactatCTGAGTGGGCCGCTTATTTTTATCTAAAAAAAGAGGAAGAAGGCGGTTCCTTATGCTTTATAAATTGCTTTGGCAGAGAATAAGAAACGATCTTCAACTCTTAAGCGATTCCTAGTTCATGTTTTGCATTAACATCTTACTGACCTTACTTTGCTATGCTAATGTGAGGACAAATAGGTTCTCTCGTATCTTTCTAGTATACCCAAAAGCTTTAAATCACATTCTATAGCGGTACATAATCTAGTCTAAATTTTAAGTATCGAAAATTGTGACACTAGTCATATAATTGTCCAAGATTTAGGATAGAACAAGCTAGAAAAGatataaattaaataaataaatttgctTAACATCAGGGCACATAATTGCAAAATTTTAAATGTTTTTGTGGCTCAAATTGGGGAGAATTGTTGGAGTAGCATTTGCCGAGTGGACAAAGTTTTCAAGGATAAATAATTTCTATTAATGTGAGGACAGGTAATTTCTCTCGTCTCTTTCTAATACACCCAAAAGCAATAAAAGAATCTGAGTGGAAAAATTCTTGGAGTAGCATTTGCCGAGTGGACAAAGTTCGCATTAACATCGTTACTGATTTTACGCCCTATACCTTGATGCTTACGCCTCGGTCCATTCTAAGTAAAATGTTCCGCCTCACGTTGCCGCTTTTATCTCACGACCCTGCCTTTGAAAACACTGATAATGATACCGAGACGATTATATTATTGAGATCTTATTAGACTAAGGATTGATAGCAGCAATATTCACGCGATACATAATATTTTACACTTCACGAGATACATATACACGTTGAATTGTCTATCTTTTCCCATGACACTTTGTATTTAAACACTTTTAAGATTTGAAATAAATTTATACAACATTTTGCTTTACAAATGAATGCATCTTATAAATCCATTACTATTGAGGAGAATAAAAGTTACACGGAACAGAGTATGATATCTTGAGTAGCAAATCTAATACTCATGCTACTCTATCAAATAATAGTAGTAAGTGCAAGCCACACTAATGTAAAATTCCTGATTCACCTCTATTACTAGTTATATTATATCATCCAGAACATGGCATGCAACCAAGGATTTTCCATAGCTTACATGTCcttctaattattttatttatcttGCGAGCAAAGAATCCATCGAGAACAATGAGTGAATGGGAATTGGGCTTAACTGGAGTAATCTCTGTTGTTATTTCTTGGTTACTTCCATGACTATTACTCTTTCGAAGATAAAAACTTCTGCTTCCAACATCTCCAATCACATCTGTGTTGCTCAAGCCTATCGATAAAATATAAAAAGTGGGAAAACATCATATATTACATATAGTAACTTGTAATTAAAATTGTAAATGATCttattgtgtatatatttttacaTTATTAGTAAAAGAGTGCTAAATTGTTAAAGACTTACAGTTTCTTGGAATCAATGCATAATTAGCTAATATGTCACAATATCTACTGTTGAGAATAAGTTTTagtcttgttagcatgttaattttTAACCTGTTGCTTTTGTAGGAGTATTTTGACTTTATAATATATTTACATGTTGGAAAGAATATAGAGAATATGTTTTATTTATATTTCACTTTTATCTTTtaatatgatgatgacatgagtTAAGCTTAAATGAAGAAACATGATAAGTGAAAATTTATATAATAGATCCCAATTTGTTTGGGACTTAAGTGTAGTTATTATAGTAATAGAATTAAAAATATAATCCTTTCACACATACTTCCTTTAGAAAGAAAAAGATAAACCGCAAGCTGAAATTTACAAATAGCTAACGCCACTTATTAATTATCAAACTTCTTAACATATAGCATGACATTTACAGGCAGGACAAATTGACAACCATATTATTCAAACATTATCTTTTAACTAATTAGTCAATATCACAAACCAATCCAAATAATGTGATTAATTACTATGTCAGCCAGATATAAATTTTCTAAGTTTCATCAGCCTTACATCAAGCACAAGAGAGTGACCTTTCAACAAAGAAAGGGCCCACACACCAAATTATTTAAACACGACATTAGATACATTCAATATTAGTTCTAAACATCACAAAAAAACATTTATTTAAGTTAAAAATGTCAATCTTTAGAGTGATATTACATCAAAGGGTGACAAAAAATATGATCCGCTCGATTTATTCAAGTTTGGATGGGTTATTAACTCAACCATTTTTATCAACTAATTCAGCTCATCTTAAATTTAAGTTGATTTGAGCTAAATATGTAGTCCAAATCGACCCATGAAAAgttttatcaatttttttttttttttaaatacatcCTTTATTCTATATGTTATATAAAGcctaataaagaaaaaaaaagttttattaattttattttgtagTTATTAAATACGAGACAAACAAAAAATTAACATTGAGTAATATCTGCGCGGTTGGGCTATGACCATTCTTAAGCTCATCTTGCACACCTATTTATTAACTCATCCTATTTCGACCAGCTCAAATTCAGCTCAACCTGTTTGACACCCCTTATCACATTGTACCTCCGGAATTAATTTAGCTATATAGTAAAGTTGAGGTTAGGACTTACTTTGAAGACTGAAGTAAGACTGGTACAATTGAAAAGATGAATCGGAATTTTTATCAAGACGAGGAGTGCGGCCTTCTTCGCTATACTTGTCCACGACAAGCCTTATAGTCTCATCTACACTGGATCCCAACTTGACCATGGTTCGGACTGGCCCTGGACTTCCTTCAACTGTTACATCAACCACAACTTTTGCATCCTTCTTGTAACCCTGAAACCCAAATTTCTTACCCATATTAGACATAAGAAATGTACTCCAGTAATTAAACACTCACTTCCAATCGATAGGTTGAATCCGAGTCAAATGGAGCATATGGTAGCTgtaattttttttagaaaaattgaATAACTATAGAAGCTAACTAGGCAAAGTAGGATGACTTTTGGAACACAACAAAGTTGAGCAGCTTTGGTGGTCAATTACGTTGAATGACCATTCAGGCATTCAACtccacaggtttttttttttttttttttttaagtcgtGTCAATATTTAGAAAAATGATTAGCCTTAGTTCTATTGTAGTTTTGACTTCAAACATAATTATAGGTGAAAGGGGAGAAATTTTTGCCACACTATTTTGGCTACAATGGCTCAAATGAGGTAAATTCATATAACTATTTAagtcaaatttaataatttatgcttacttaatgtcatttctatcttttcttctcaaagtttatcttaatttaaaattgtacaatagaGATTATGGTGATTTTTCCATAAGTGTGACCAAATTTGGGTCAAATTGGTGTGACAATTTAGCAACTCTCTTATTTTTTAGCCTTTTACAAATTTATTTTagttttatgacctttttacgAGAGATCTTAATTTTTTACACATGAgagatctaaaaaaaaaaaaaacacatcagagataaaaaaaatcattttcttctaatTAATTTCCTCTATCTATGATTGTAAAATATCTCCACTATTGAACTGCATACTTTCATATTTCTCATCCCTAATAGTAAGTACTTTGAAAATGCCAACCCAAATAAAAATTAGTAGGATAATTATTAATTTTGAAAATGTTTTATTAAAGAGATTACTTCTAAATTAGCATTTTATCATATCCACTCAAAACTCAAATAGGATGAACATAAACATATTATATGTAGCTAGCGAACACGTAAATACCTCAAATAATGGAATTTCAACGAACAGCAAACAAACAGTCCTTTGAAATAACTAGCAAATAAAATGCCACAAATTTGTTGAATAATTAGTACTACTGTATTAATGATCTAGATTCTAATATTGATCAAAAAATTACCTGAAAACTCTGTGGAGATCCAGAAATAAGATAATCAGGAGACACGAATATGTCCGAACAAGTTTGTGGTCTGAAAAGGATTTCCAACGATGGCGTTGTCACATCCCTTCGATCATCATCTTCAAAGTCAACTAATCCAATTTTCAAAACACAAGGTTCTGATTTACATCTCTGTAGATTCTTATTACTATCCTTACGCTGCTTCGACAACCGGCGATTCACTGGCACAGGCGTATGCCTCCTATGACCAGACAACGATGGTTTTAGTACTCTGCTCCTAGTTCTCCGGGTTACCGGAAATCTAGACCGGATATTGTTttcagacatatatatatatatatatacttgatttAATTAACTGGTATTTAGAGTGTACTTTAATTAATTGTGCAGTGTGCTTATTAGAAGTGCgtatatataagtgtatggaaATTAAATTTAGTTGAAGTGTATGAATAGAATCAAAAGGCAAAGGTATGGAAAATGCCAAAAGGGAAGTTGCGTTGAAATAGAGGTAGTTGTCTAGGATTTTAAGGTGGTTACTATTTAACCACCGAAAGGTCGTACGGAATatttatttcaatttgttttttatgcatatatgaatatTAAAAGTGTTGTAATAAAATATGAATATTAAATAATTAAGACCTTTAGCTTTTTCAACATCCATATTCATAAATTTTTACTTTACTGAAAACTAATTAAACATAAAAGTCAATAAATTACTAATTAATGTTTAACACTATATTAATAAaacatttaaaagaaaaaaaaatctagatgAGGATATATGACAGTGATTGTTTGTGGTAATTGACAATACATGACGATGGGTCGGTGGCTAATGGTGGTGGAAAAGACAATAGCCAATCAAAATTTGTTTATTCAGTCTCCTTTATCTATTTTTTTTCCAGAACAAAATCATACTTGTTGCTTCATGtaaaaattaaaaaggaaataatAGTATTATTATTAATTGTTCCTagtctatactatattaaaagcacgaaggatCTTAGAAATGTTGATTAAACTTTTTGTCCCTCATTAAAAAACTATACAATAGATAAAATTATCATTTAccattaattttatttttgtacAGATTGTTAACAATGAATAACGGAAGTATttgttgtttaaaaataatctg carries:
- the LOC132635035 gene encoding uncharacterized protein At4g22758-like, yielding MSENNIRSRFPVTRRTRSRVLKPSLSGHRRHTPVPVNRRLSKQRKDSNKNLQRCKSEPCVLKIGLVDFEDDDRRDVTTPSLEILFRPQTCSDIFVSPDYLISGSPQSFQGYKKDAKVVVDVTVEGSPGPVRTMVKLGSSVDETIRLVVDKYSEEGRTPRLDKNSDSSFQLYQSYFSLQSLSNTDVIGDVGSRSFYLRKSNSHGSNQEITTEITPVKPNSHSLIVLDGFFARKINKIIRRTCKLWKILGCMPCSG